One genomic region from Melioribacteraceae bacterium encodes:
- a CDS encoding TonB-dependent receptor, with protein sequence MLKKIIVTLTLFSIPVSAQNDTLKTILRDVVISANRTETPYYTIASSVSVITAEEISRKNYYSIVDLLREIPGLSIVQQGGPGKLSNVFMRGANSNHTLVLLDGIEMNDPSSPNNAFDFSSLSIYDIDRIEIVRGPQSTLYGSDAIAGVVNIYSKTGKSSRHYNLQTEGGSNNFFRAGLSTSGQLGLVDYFFAFNRLAGDGISASNSKYGNSEKDGFLISNFSAGIGFNLHESGKIDLLYKFNKHNSDLDQSEKLGDDPNFNYRTEEKILKIGYSLNSFNEKWEKQFSASVIRRYSNAFDGFDNLHPLQYSDSYNRSERIKLGWQNNFRFLENHLISIGIEAEKEKANTSYISESMWGPYSSIFPEKSVTTTGIYFQDQVNLFNTLFASIGLRIDKHQRFGNQTTYRFAPAYYIEEIGMKLKFTYGTGFKAPSLYYLYDPMFGNPDLKPEKSRGLDLGFEKYFNNDRIVVGITYFDLLIDNLFGFDSNFRTINIARASSKGFEFNFELRNSGDFSAAANYTFTETRDLFEGSQDFNKQLLRRPKHQLSVNLNYRLNEKFNLNSTFRYSGQRDDKDFSGFLSRRITMPDYFLVNLAASYRITDFLIITGKLENLLDKEYEEVLYYGTPGRTFYLGLNFNL encoded by the coding sequence GCAAGTTCTGTATCCGTAATTACAGCCGAAGAAATTTCGAGGAAGAATTATTACTCGATAGTAGATCTTCTCCGAGAAATTCCGGGATTAAGCATTGTACAGCAGGGCGGGCCCGGGAAATTATCGAATGTTTTTATGCGCGGTGCAAATTCCAACCATACACTTGTACTTCTTGACGGAATTGAAATGAACGATCCCTCCTCTCCGAACAATGCGTTCGATTTCTCCTCGCTGTCAATCTATGATATTGACCGCATTGAAATTGTAAGAGGCCCTCAGAGTACATTGTACGGTTCCGACGCGATTGCCGGTGTTGTAAATATTTATTCTAAAACCGGTAAAAGCAGCCGTCATTATAATCTTCAGACTGAAGGAGGTTCGAATAATTTTTTTAGAGCCGGCCTCAGCACTTCCGGGCAGTTGGGTCTAGTGGATTATTTTTTTGCATTTAACAGACTTGCCGGTGACGGAATTTCCGCGAGCAATTCAAAGTACGGCAACAGTGAAAAGGACGGATTTTTGATTAGTAATTTTTCTGCAGGGATCGGATTCAATCTTCATGAAAGCGGAAAAATTGATCTTCTCTATAAATTCAATAAACACAATAGCGACCTCGATCAGAGCGAGAAACTCGGCGATGATCCGAATTTCAACTACAGGACGGAAGAAAAGATTCTAAAAATCGGATACAGTCTTAATTCTTTTAACGAAAAATGGGAGAAGCAGTTCAGCGCTTCTGTTATCCGCCGCTACAGTAACGCATTCGACGGTTTCGATAATCTTCATCCATTACAATACTCCGACAGTTACAACCGTTCCGAAAGGATAAAGTTAGGCTGGCAGAACAATTTCAGGTTCCTGGAGAATCACCTCATCTCAATCGGGATTGAAGCCGAGAAAGAGAAAGCAAATACAAGTTATATAAGCGAAAGCATGTGGGGTCCATACTCAAGTATATTTCCGGAAAAGTCCGTCACTACAACCGGAATTTATTTTCAGGACCAGGTAAATCTTTTCAACACATTATTCGCGTCAATCGGATTACGAATAGATAAGCACCAGAGATTCGGAAATCAAACTACCTACCGTTTTGCCCCGGCATATTATATTGAAGAAATAGGAATGAAATTAAAATTCACTTACGGTACAGGATTCAAAGCCCCCTCTCTCTATTATCTTTATGATCCGATGTTCGGAAATCCGGACCTTAAACCGGAAAAGAGCAGAGGATTAGATCTCGGTTTCGAAAAATATTTTAATAATGATAGAATTGTAGTCGGTATAACTTACTTCGATTTACTGATTGACAATCTGTTCGGCTTCGATTCAAACTTTAGAACAATAAACATAGCCAGAGCATCATCAAAAGGATTTGAATTCAATTTTGAATTGAGAAACAGCGGAGATTTTTCTGCCGCAGCGAATTATACTTTTACAGAAACCAGAGATCTTTTTGAGGGGAGCCAGGATTTTAACAAACAGTTGTTAAGACGGCCCAAACATCAGCTCTCGGTCAATTTAAATTACCGGTTGAATGAGAAGTTTAATCTGAATTCAACTTTCCGGTATTCCGGGCAAAGAGATGATAAAGATTTTTCAGGATTCCTTTCCAGGCGAATAACAATGCCGGATTATTTTCTGGTAAATCTCGCAGCATCTTACAGGATTACGGATTTTCTGATAATTACGGGAAAACTGGAGAATTTATTAGACAAGGAATACGAAGAGGTTTTATACTACGGTACACCGGGCAGGACTTTCTATTTGGGACTTAATTTTAATTTATAG
- a CDS encoding pseudouridine synthase: MSAGSILLPKKYFIIYKPYGVLSQFTDPEGRKTIKSVYNFPENVYPVGRLDMDSEGLLILTNDKMLTDYLLNPKNRHEKEYFVQVEGIPDGKTLLKLENGVVIEGKKTLPARAGMIDNPGFEPRVPPIRVRKNIPDTWISLVITEGRNRQVRKMTAAVGHPTLRLVRVRIKNLTIDGMKSGDVRELTRREIEDLKK, encoded by the coding sequence ATGAGTGCTGGTTCTATATTATTGCCTAAGAAATATTTTATCATCTATAAACCGTACGGGGTATTGTCCCAGTTTACCGATCCAGAAGGCAGAAAGACAATTAAATCGGTATATAATTTCCCCGAGAATGTTTATCCGGTAGGCCGGCTCGATATGGACAGCGAAGGCCTTCTGATACTTACTAATGATAAAATGCTGACCGACTACCTTCTTAATCCAAAGAACCGGCATGAAAAAGAATATTTTGTTCAGGTGGAAGGAATTCCAGACGGGAAAACTCTTCTAAAACTTGAAAACGGTGTTGTTATTGAAGGGAAAAAGACTTTACCGGCCAGGGCTGGAATGATTGACAATCCTGGTTTTGAACCACGTGTACCGCCGATCAGGGTGCGGAAAAATATACCCGATACATGGATTAGCCTTGTTATTACTGAAGGAAGAAACAGGCAGGTAAGGAAAATGACCGCCGCTGTCGGACACCCTACTCTCAGGCTTGTCAGGGTAAGAATAAAAAATCTGACTATTGATGGGATGAAGTCAGGAGATGTTAGAGAACTTACACGCCGGGAAATAGAGGATCTTAAAAAATAA